The DNA sequence CCGACGGCAGCGACAGACTCTGATAGCTTAAAACGAGGAGCACACACCCTGCGTAGTCTTTACCAGGGTGTGTGCCCTGCTTCTTGGGAAGGAGATAAAACATGGACACCCCCATCGTCGATCTAGTGGTACAAAACGCTGCACAACTCTTGACCTGTTCCGATCCCTCGATCTCATCAATCGGATTGATATCAGACGGTTGGGTAGCAGTCGCTGACGGACGAATCCTATCGGTTGGATCGGAGGAGACAGTAAGGCGAGAGGTAAACCTGGGTTCGGCCCGTTTGATCGACGCTTCGGGCAAGGTTGTCCTTCCGGGATTCATAGATTGCCATACTCACGTGGTCTTCGGCGGATCCCGAGTGGACGAATACGCTGCAAGACTCGTAACATCTGATCCAGCAGAGTTGGATCGCCGGGGTATCAAAACGGGAATTATGGCCACGGTTGACAATACAAGGGGGAAAACTGTTGAGGAACTCTTAGCTCAAGCTCTCCCTCGAGTACGAAACATGGTCCTCGCAGGAACTACCACCGTGGAAAGTAAAAGCGGATACGGCCTCTCTACCCAGGCCGAGATCCAACAGCTCAGGACCAATAAGGAACTTGAGAACCATCTCCCAATCACCGTAGTATCGACATTTTTGGGCGCTCATGGCTGGCCAGCCGACATCCCCAAGGGAGACTACGTCCGCATTCTGAAAGAGGAAATGATCCCAGCGGTTGCTGCGGAGGGATTGGCAACTTTTTGTGATGTGTGGTGCGACGAGGGACACTACACGGCCGAAGAAAGCCGTGACATCCTCATATGCGGACTTAAATATGGCCTGGCCCCAAAGATTCACACCGGCGCCTATTCATACGTAGGCGGAGCCGATGTGGCAGCTGAAATGGGCATGAAATCAGCGGACCATTTGAACTACACCCCTCGATCGGCCCTCAAAAAACTGGCCGACGCGGATGTTGCAGCAGTGTTGCTCCCCGGCATTGATTTCGCCGTTCGCCATCCGCGCCCCTTTGATCCCCAACCAATGATAGACGAGGGGCTCATTCTAGCCCTGGCAACCAATTGCTGCCCCGGGTGCTGGTGTGAATCCATGCAGTTTATCATGACTCTGGCTTGTCGCCAGCACGGGCTTTCTCCAGAACAAGCCATAAAAGCCGCAACAGCCGGCAGCGCTAAGGCTCTGGGGATCGAGACTACCGTAGGATCCTTGACACCTGGTAAAGCAGCAGACATCCAGATATGGAACGTTCCCCGCTATGAGGATGTAGTCTACCGTCTGGGAGGCAACGTGGTTCATTCGGTGATTAAAGATGGACGCCTTGTAGTCGATAACGGACGAATAGTTTCATAAGAAACGGCACCGACGAACAGGAGGAATCATCATGTCCCTT is a window from the Dethiosulfovibrio peptidovorans genome containing:
- a CDS encoding imidazolonepropionase, whose product is MDTPIVDLVVQNAAQLLTCSDPSISSIGLISDGWVAVADGRILSVGSEETVRREVNLGSARLIDASGKVVLPGFIDCHTHVVFGGSRVDEYAARLVTSDPAELDRRGIKTGIMATVDNTRGKTVEELLAQALPRVRNMVLAGTTTVESKSGYGLSTQAEIQQLRTNKELENHLPITVVSTFLGAHGWPADIPKGDYVRILKEEMIPAVAAEGLATFCDVWCDEGHYTAEESRDILICGLKYGLAPKIHTGAYSYVGGADVAAEMGMKSADHLNYTPRSALKKLADADVAAVLLPGIDFAVRHPRPFDPQPMIDEGLILALATNCCPGCWCESMQFIMTLACRQHGLSPEQAIKAATAGSAKALGIETTVGSLTPGKAADIQIWNVPRYEDVVYRLGGNVVHSVIKDGRLVVDNGRIVS